A window of Rhododendron vialii isolate Sample 1 chromosome 13a, ASM3025357v1 contains these coding sequences:
- the LOC131312625 gene encoding uncharacterized protein LOC131312625 isoform X1: protein MVFRGAVVALLGCLGIAYKTTKPSPAPPESTEPPPPHQSSSSSSSKPSSSLSSSPSDGDDVGVVGESRIRLRDGRFLAYTERGVPKNKSKFRVIIVHGFGSSKEMSFVAPQEIMDELGVHLVLFDRAGYGESDPNPKRSLESEATDIQELADRLELGSKFYVIGVSLGNYPTWSCLTQLPHRLAGVAMVVPTINYNWPSLPGDLTKDDFRKSLTQWALRAARYTPGLVRWWLTQKNFRSSSVLDKNPRFFSTKDLEVLKNTPGYQLLSKNKLQQQGVFDSLRRDFIAAFGKWDFDPLELVNPFPKNESSVHIWQGYEDKVVPFPLQRYVSSKLPWIRYHEVPDGGHLLVYDSDVCEAILRSLLLGEDPPLYRPKLS, encoded by the exons atggTTTTTAGGGGAGCAGTTGTGGCGTTGTTGGGCTGCCTCGGAATAGCATACAAGACCACAAAGCCTTCCCCTGCACCCCCAGAAAGCACTGAACCGCCACCGCCACACCAATCATCGTCATCATCTTCATCAAAGCCGTCATCATCATTATCGTCGTCGCCATCGGATGGTGATGACGTGGGCGTTGTCGGTGAATCAAGAATCAGACTCCGTGACGGAAGGTTTCTGGCTTACACAGAGAGAGGAGTCCCCAAGAACAAATCCAAATTCAGAGTTATTATTGTTCATGGGTTTGGAAGCTCCAAGGAAATGAGTTTCGTGGCACCCCAA GAAATAATGGATGAGTTGGGCGTACACCTTGTGTTATTTGATCGAGCTGGCTACGGAGAGAGTGATCCAAATCCAAAGCGGTCCTTGGAAAGCGAAGCAACTGATATTCAAGAACTTGCTGATAGGCTAGAACTGGGATCCAAGTTCTACGTAATTGGTGTCTCATTGGGTAATTACCCCACCTGGAGTTGCCTCACTCAATTACCACACAG GCTAGCAGGCGTGGCTATGGTAGTCCCGACAATAAACTACAACTGGCCATCTCTTCCTGGTGATCTGACAAAGGACGACTTCAGGAAAAGTCTAACACAATGGGCACTTCGTGCTGCACGATATACACCTGGACTCGTACGCTGGTGGTTGACTCAAAAAAATTTCCGCTCATCATCAGTGCTTGATAAAAATCCAAGATTTTTCAGTACAAAAGACTTGGAGGTCTTGAAGAATACCCCAGGATATCAGTTACTCAGCAAG AATAAGTTGCAACAGCAAGGTGTCTTTGACTCTCTTCGCCGTGACTTTATTGCGGCTTTTGGGAAGTGGGACTTTGACCCCCTGGAATTAGTTAACCCATTCCCCAAAAATGAAAGCTCTGTACACATCTGGCAAGGATATGAAGACAAGGTTGTGCCCTTTCCATTACAGAGATATGTTTCCAGTAAGCTGCCCTGGATTAGGTACCATGAAGTTCCTGATGGTGGGCATCTGCTAGTGTATGATAGTGATGTATGTGAAGCCATTTTGAGGTCTCTTTTGCTTGGAGAAGATCCTCCATTATATAGACCTAAACTCAGTTGA
- the LOC131312625 gene encoding uncharacterized protein LOC131312625 isoform X2, with the protein MSFVAPQEIMDELGVHLVLFDRAGYGESDPNPKRSLESEATDIQELADRLELGSKFYVIGVSLGNYPTWSCLTQLPHRLAGVAMVVPTINYNWPSLPGDLTKDDFRKSLTQWALRAARYTPGLVRWWLTQKNFRSSSVLDKNPRFFSTKDLEVLKNTPGYQLLSKNKLQQQGVFDSLRRDFIAAFGKWDFDPLELVNPFPKNESSVHIWQGYEDKVVPFPLQRYVSSKLPWIRYHEVPDGGHLLVYDSDVCEAILRSLLLGEDPPLYRPKLS; encoded by the exons ATGAGTTTCGTGGCACCCCAA GAAATAATGGATGAGTTGGGCGTACACCTTGTGTTATTTGATCGAGCTGGCTACGGAGAGAGTGATCCAAATCCAAAGCGGTCCTTGGAAAGCGAAGCAACTGATATTCAAGAACTTGCTGATAGGCTAGAACTGGGATCCAAGTTCTACGTAATTGGTGTCTCATTGGGTAATTACCCCACCTGGAGTTGCCTCACTCAATTACCACACAG GCTAGCAGGCGTGGCTATGGTAGTCCCGACAATAAACTACAACTGGCCATCTCTTCCTGGTGATCTGACAAAGGACGACTTCAGGAAAAGTCTAACACAATGGGCACTTCGTGCTGCACGATATACACCTGGACTCGTACGCTGGTGGTTGACTCAAAAAAATTTCCGCTCATCATCAGTGCTTGATAAAAATCCAAGATTTTTCAGTACAAAAGACTTGGAGGTCTTGAAGAATACCCCAGGATATCAGTTACTCAGCAAG AATAAGTTGCAACAGCAAGGTGTCTTTGACTCTCTTCGCCGTGACTTTATTGCGGCTTTTGGGAAGTGGGACTTTGACCCCCTGGAATTAGTTAACCCATTCCCCAAAAATGAAAGCTCTGTACACATCTGGCAAGGATATGAAGACAAGGTTGTGCCCTTTCCATTACAGAGATATGTTTCCAGTAAGCTGCCCTGGATTAGGTACCATGAAGTTCCTGATGGTGGGCATCTGCTAGTGTATGATAGTGATGTATGTGAAGCCATTTTGAGGTCTCTTTTGCTTGGAGAAGATCCTCCATTATATAGACCTAAACTCAGTTGA
- the LOC131312625 gene encoding uncharacterized protein LOC131312625 isoform X3 yields MDELGVHLVLFDRAGYGESDPNPKRSLESEATDIQELADRLELGSKFYVIGVSLGNYPTWSCLTQLPHRLAGVAMVVPTINYNWPSLPGDLTKDDFRKSLTQWALRAARYTPGLVRWWLTQKNFRSSSVLDKNPRFFSTKDLEVLKNTPGYQLLSKNKLQQQGVFDSLRRDFIAAFGKWDFDPLELVNPFPKNESSVHIWQGYEDKVVPFPLQRYVSSKLPWIRYHEVPDGGHLLVYDSDVCEAILRSLLLGEDPPLYRPKLS; encoded by the exons ATGGATGAGTTGGGCGTACACCTTGTGTTATTTGATCGAGCTGGCTACGGAGAGAGTGATCCAAATCCAAAGCGGTCCTTGGAAAGCGAAGCAACTGATATTCAAGAACTTGCTGATAGGCTAGAACTGGGATCCAAGTTCTACGTAATTGGTGTCTCATTGGGTAATTACCCCACCTGGAGTTGCCTCACTCAATTACCACACAG GCTAGCAGGCGTGGCTATGGTAGTCCCGACAATAAACTACAACTGGCCATCTCTTCCTGGTGATCTGACAAAGGACGACTTCAGGAAAAGTCTAACACAATGGGCACTTCGTGCTGCACGATATACACCTGGACTCGTACGCTGGTGGTTGACTCAAAAAAATTTCCGCTCATCATCAGTGCTTGATAAAAATCCAAGATTTTTCAGTACAAAAGACTTGGAGGTCTTGAAGAATACCCCAGGATATCAGTTACTCAGCAAG AATAAGTTGCAACAGCAAGGTGTCTTTGACTCTCTTCGCCGTGACTTTATTGCGGCTTTTGGGAAGTGGGACTTTGACCCCCTGGAATTAGTTAACCCATTCCCCAAAAATGAAAGCTCTGTACACATCTGGCAAGGATATGAAGACAAGGTTGTGCCCTTTCCATTACAGAGATATGTTTCCAGTAAGCTGCCCTGGATTAGGTACCATGAAGTTCCTGATGGTGGGCATCTGCTAGTGTATGATAGTGATGTATGTGAAGCCATTTTGAGGTCTCTTTTGCTTGGAGAAGATCCTCCATTATATAGACCTAAACTCAGTTGA